Proteins from one Desulfobacterales bacterium genomic window:
- a CDS encoding ABC transporter permease — translation MRKSSHIQLASVYLLAGLVMTYASYQVPAYLPGDFVTAMYSSSNVTLTADQEIRLRAFHTREEGFKSYLLNLFRLNWGYSHAFLAPVSDLILEALPWTLLLLGSAHLISMFLGFMAGVEVAWRRGGFLEKIGVGCMTVLEGIPEIGTGVVLLLVFVLYLGWFPASGAETAYAIHTPLEQVGDVAHHLILPLFTLVLSYFPGNFLLTRASMAMVLKEQFIQTARAKGLPPSRIRYAHAARNALLPLVTRFGLRIAFMVTGALVVETIYAYPGLGTLMFNAIAVRDLPLIQGIVLFSSLTILFINLLLEYVYGWLDPRVKDAY, via the coding sequence ATGAGAAAAAGCTCTCATATACAGCTTGCAAGCGTATACCTTCTGGCCGGCCTGGTCATGACCTATGCCAGTTACCAGGTGCCCGCATACCTCCCCGGAGATTTTGTCACGGCCATGTATTCCAGTTCCAACGTGACCCTGACCGCCGATCAGGAAATACGGCTCCGGGCTTTCCATACCCGTGAGGAGGGGTTTAAAAGCTATCTTTTGAATCTCTTCCGCCTGAACTGGGGGTATTCCCATGCTTTTTTGGCGCCGGTCTCGGACCTGATTCTGGAAGCCCTCCCCTGGACCCTTCTGCTTTTGGGCAGCGCGCATTTGATCTCAATGTTCCTCGGCTTCATGGCCGGGGTGGAGGTCGCCTGGCGTCGAGGCGGTTTCCTGGAAAAAATCGGGGTGGGGTGTATGACCGTTTTGGAAGGAATACCCGAAATAGGAACCGGTGTCGTGCTGCTTCTGGTTTTTGTCCTTTACCTGGGATGGTTCCCGGCATCCGGGGCTGAAACCGCTTATGCGATTCATACTCCCCTGGAGCAGGTAGGGGACGTGGCACACCATCTCATCTTACCGCTTTTCACCCTTGTCCTGTCCTATTTCCCCGGCAACTTTCTTCTCACCCGCGCAAGTATGGCCATGGTACTCAAAGAGCAGTTCATACAAACCGCCCGGGCCAAAGGGCTTCCTCCGTCCCGAATTCGGTATGCACACGCTGCGCGAAATGCCCTGCTTCCGCTGGTCACGCGGTTTGGATTGCGAATTGCCTTTATGGTTACCGGGGCCCTGGTCGTAGAAACTATCTACGCCTATCCGGGACTGGGCACGCTCATGTTTAATGCGATTGCCGTGCGGGATTTGCCGCTGATCCAGGGCATTGTCCTTTTTTCCTCACTCACGATTCTTTTCATCAATCTGTTGCTTGAATATGTTTACGGCTGGTTGGACCCGCGGGTGAAAGATGCATATTAA
- a CDS encoding ABC transporter permease encodes MHINGCHKLTRDFWFISGMGLGLFLLFLILLGPLLVPHAPYDTSFQPFSPPSAEHWLGVNDGGMDIFSELLYGLRNTADFGFLTGFVSLVLGVAFGLAAAWFGGLTDQIIMRVADILLAIPAVMILIMTAALFRPSPMTLALILSIMLWPTTARGIRSQALVVKNRLYVHAVRQMGASGGYVVLKHLLPELFPLYIIGFAAKTRMAMFMEASLSFLGLFDPSRKSLGNMISYALKYYYLDIWWNWLLPPIFLLTLLILAVTFLAVSLEKVFDPRLKERF; translated from the coding sequence ATGCATATTAACGGTTGTCATAAACTGACTCGAGATTTCTGGTTTATATCGGGCATGGGACTGGGCCTTTTTTTGCTGTTTTTGATCCTGTTGGGCCCGCTCCTGGTTCCTCACGCTCCTTACGACACGTCCTTCCAGCCCTTCAGCCCGCCGTCGGCCGAGCACTGGCTGGGCGTCAACGACGGCGGGATGGATATCTTTTCAGAACTTCTTTACGGCCTGCGCAATACAGCAGACTTCGGCTTTCTGACCGGATTTGTTTCTCTTGTGCTGGGTGTGGCTTTCGGATTGGCCGCGGCCTGGTTCGGTGGATTGACGGATCAGATAATAATGCGAGTCGCCGATATTCTGCTGGCCATTCCCGCCGTGATGATCCTTATTATGACCGCTGCACTGTTTCGGCCATCGCCGATGACTCTGGCCCTGATTCTATCGATCATGCTATGGCCCACCACAGCCCGGGGCATTCGTTCCCAGGCCCTGGTAGTGAAGAATCGTCTTTACGTTCATGCGGTCAGGCAGATGGGTGCTTCCGGTGGGTATGTTGTCCTGAAACACCTGCTACCGGAGCTGTTTCCTCTTTATATTATCGGGTTTGCCGCCAAAACCCGCATGGCCATGTTCATGGAGGCCTCCCTGTCATTTCTGGGGTTGTTCGATCCGAGTCGAAAATCCCTCGGAAATATGATCAGCTATGCCCTCAAATATTATTATCTGGATATCTGGTGGAACTGGCTGCTTCCGCCTATTTTTCTTTTGACCCTGTTGATCCTGGCAGTAACCTTCCTGGCGGTCAGTCTGGAAAAGGTGTTTGATCCAAGATTGAAGGAGAGGTTTTGA